A region from the Lolium perenne isolate Kyuss_39 chromosome 4, Kyuss_2.0, whole genome shotgun sequence genome encodes:
- the LOC139839024 gene encoding uncharacterized protein has translation MEGEGASKPLKLRGEARVPDARKEPKTHDDKALIIPSSDDNWTWDAKPPRMPNSLLGALIKKFWPGRYTPLSTVPGGPTKLATTWADYEDAPAVGFATAAEAVTTKFWCFYRVDPEHDTQARLTLRGACERLTPQQWYNQKFTSASAFWANKGKRVKKEYYVGNEPTEEWAMTIEEYMSVCPEWAEQHREAWEELIRARWLRQDEEFAAVSRRNMENRGTGGTHCAGNRDYTRFKGKKVCIYMERPSFISRHVSFVATSPGRTSSLHVACMGHAYAEGVALGVAPGYGPPRCATSPLVALYAEGDALGVWHRAVNGDGTPASVRRRKCQRCSPCGFP, from the exons ATGGAGGGTGAAGGTGCGTCGAAGCCCTTGAAGCTTCGTGGAGAAGCTAGAGTCCCCGATGCGAGGAAGGAGCCGAAGACCCATGATGATaaggcccttatcattccttcgagcgatga caactggacatgggatgccaagcccccccgcatgcctaacagcttgcttggggctctgattaagaagttctggcccggcagatacactccccttagcacggtccccggtggcccgacgaagctagccactacttgggcggactatgaggatgcccctgccgtaggcttcgcgacagctgctgaggctgtgaccaccaagttctgg tgcttctatcgtgtggacccggagcatgacacgcaggcgcgtctcactttgcgtggcgcttgcgagaggttgacaccgcagcagtggtacaaccaaaagttcaccagcgctagtgccttctgggctaacaagggtaagagggtcaagaaggagtactatgttggtaacgagcctacggaggaatgggcaatgaccattgaggagtacatgtcg gtttgtcccgagtgggccgagcagcatagggaggcatgggaggagctgattagggcgaggtggctcaggcaggacgaggagtttgcagccgtgtcgaggcgtaacatggagaaccgaggcaccggtggcacacactgcgcgggaaaccgcgactacacccgcttcaaggggaaaaaggtatgtatatacatggaacgaccttcattcatttcccgccatgtctcatttgtg GCCACCTCACCTGGCCGCACCTCGTCGCTCCACGTGGCCTGCATGGGCCATGCATAtgccgagggggttgccctcggcgtagctcctGGCTACGGCCCGCCACGCTGCGCCACGTCGCCTCTGGTGGCTCTCTATGCCGAGGGGGATGCCCTCGGCGTATGGCATCGCGCCGTTAACGGCGACGGCACGCCGGCGAGCGTACGCCGACG CAAGTGCCAACGCTGCTCTCCCTGTGGCTTCCCGTGA